A window of Mucilaginibacter sp. PAMC 26640 contains these coding sequences:
- a CDS encoding DNA-3-methyladenine glycosylase: MAKQLTRCTWCGTDPLYMEYHDKEWGKTVHDDKIFFEFLTLESAQAGLSWITILRRRDGYRNAFAGFDVEKVSAFTDEDQQRLLQDAGIIRNRLKVSSAIRNAQLFMEVQKEFGSFDNYLYGFMPHGKPVTVYNGPQVSTAESDAIAKDMKKRGFKFFGTTICYAFMQATGMVNDHVPQCDFR; the protein is encoded by the coding sequence ATGGCTAAACAATTAACCCGCTGCACCTGGTGCGGCACCGATCCGCTTTATATGGAGTACCATGATAAAGAATGGGGCAAAACTGTGCATGATGATAAGATCTTCTTTGAATTTTTGACGCTGGAATCTGCCCAGGCCGGGTTAAGCTGGATTACCATTTTGCGCCGGCGCGATGGCTACCGAAATGCATTTGCCGGGTTTGATGTAGAAAAGGTTTCGGCCTTCACTGATGAGGACCAACAGCGTTTATTACAGGATGCAGGCATTATTCGCAACCGGTTAAAAGTATCGTCGGCCATCCGGAACGCGCAATTGTTTATGGAGGTGCAAAAAGAATTTGGCTCCTTCGATAACTATCTATACGGCTTTATGCCGCATGGGAAGCCTGTAACGGTTTATAATGGCCCGCAGGTTAGCACAGCCGAGTCTGACGCGATTGCGAAAGACATGAAAAAACGAGGTTTTAAATTTTTTGGCACTACCATTTGCTACGCTTTTATGCAGGCTACCGGTATGGTTAACGACCATGTACCGCAGTGCGATTTCAGATAA
- a CDS encoding methylmalonyl-CoA mutase, whose protein sequence is MSENQFNRPIRVLVAKVGLDGHDRGARIIATTLRDAGMEVIYTGLRQTPEMVVNTALQEDVDAIGISILSGAHMTVFPKVMALIKEKGISDVLLTGGGIIPADDMAELKKIGVGELFPPGTSTQDIVKYITNWVHTNRNF, encoded by the coding sequence ATGAGCGAGAACCAATTTAACCGCCCCATTCGTGTTTTAGTAGCTAAGGTAGGCCTGGATGGGCATGACCGCGGCGCCCGGATCATTGCCACCACACTGCGCGACGCCGGTATGGAAGTAATTTATACCGGGCTACGCCAAACCCCCGAAATGGTCGTCAATACCGCACTGCAGGAAGATGTGGATGCTATTGGTATCAGCATCTTGTCCGGCGCTCACATGACGGTTTTCCCCAAGGTAATGGCATTGATAAAAGAAAAAGGCATCAGCGATGTATTACTCACGGGTGGCGGTATCATCCCGGCAGATGACATGGCCGAATTGAAAAAGATTGGTGTTGGCGAGCTATTCCCCCCTGGTACCAGCACGCAGGATATTGTGAAATACATAACCAACTGGGTACACACCAACCGCAATTTTTAA
- a CDS encoding glyoxalase: MQSLSPNFFVNDIDKTIEFYTILGFDLAMSVPEGGPDLVWAMMVKGSVTVMFQTFESLAQDLPEISRSNGGSLLFYIKLEDIRAFFEDIKDKVTVLKGLEKTFYGATEFSILDNNNYVLTFAEDEKAH; this comes from the coding sequence ATGCAAAGTCTTTCTCCCAACTTTTTCGTTAACGACATTGATAAAACTATCGAATTTTATACCATTTTAGGTTTTGATTTGGCAATGAGCGTCCCTGAGGGCGGCCCTGATTTGGTTTGGGCCATGATGGTAAAAGGCAGTGTAACGGTGATGTTCCAAACTTTTGAAAGTTTGGCTCAAGACTTGCCGGAAATTAGCCGGAGCAACGGGGGCTCGCTATTATTCTATATCAAATTAGAGGATATCAGAGCTTTTTTTGAGGATATAAAAGACAAGGTAACCGTATTAAAGGGCCTTGAAAAAACCTTTTATGGCGCAACAGAGTTTTCTATCCTTGATAATAACAACTACGTTTTAACTTTTGCTGAAGACGAAAAGGCTCACTAA
- a CDS encoding tRNA (guanine(46)-N(7))-methyltransferase — protein sequence MGKDKLKRFAEIDTFENVLQLDEGKPHKGVWAKDFFKNDNPVILELACGKGEYTVNLARMFPEKNFIGIDYKGNRIWRGAKTAVEESVTNVAFLRIQIENLTDYFAPGEVDEIWITFPDPQPQLSREKKRLTSPRFLVKYRELLRPGGFVNLKTDNDDLHAYTVEKIEEHKLALFARTEDLYKSEFADEVLCIKTYYEKKYLQHNKNINYLKFSF from the coding sequence ATGGGAAAAGACAAATTAAAACGCTTTGCGGAAATAGATACTTTTGAAAATGTGTTGCAGCTTGATGAGGGAAAACCTCACAAAGGTGTTTGGGCAAAAGATTTCTTTAAAAACGACAATCCTGTAATACTGGAACTAGCTTGTGGTAAAGGTGAATACACCGTGAACCTTGCCCGTATGTTTCCTGAAAAAAACTTTATTGGTATTGATTATAAGGGTAACCGTATTTGGCGCGGAGCAAAAACTGCGGTAGAAGAAAGCGTAACCAACGTAGCATTTTTAAGGATCCAGATAGAGAACCTAACTGATTATTTTGCCCCCGGAGAAGTGGATGAGATCTGGATAACCTTCCCGGATCCGCAGCCACAGCTCAGTCGCGAAAAAAAGCGCCTTACCTCTCCCCGCTTCCTGGTAAAATACCGCGAACTTTTGAGACCCGGTGGCTTTGTGAATCTTAAAACAGATAATGACGATTTGCATGCTTACACTGTAGAAAAGATCGAAGAGCATAAATTGGCGCTTTTTGCCAGAACTGAGGACCTTTACAAATCCGAATTTGCAGACGAAGTACTTTGCATTAAAACCTATTACGAGAAAAAATACCTCCAACATAACAAAAACATTAACTATCTTAAATTCTCATTTTAA
- a CDS encoding cysteine methyltransferase → MPDYTFYDNVYDVVRLIPKGRVTSYGAIAAYLGSKQSSRMVGYAMMACGNAKPPVPAHRVVNRHGLLTGKFHFGGNTMEELLTSEGITVLDNQVQNFKELYWNPAVELGV, encoded by the coding sequence ATGCCCGACTACACTTTTTACGATAATGTATATGATGTAGTAAGGCTGATACCAAAAGGCAGAGTAACCTCTTACGGAGCCATAGCTGCATACCTCGGTTCTAAACAATCATCCAGGATGGTTGGATATGCCATGATGGCCTGCGGCAATGCTAAACCGCCTGTTCCTGCTCACCGGGTGGTCAACAGGCATGGGCTGCTTACCGGGAAGTTTCACTTTGGTGGCAATACAATGGAAGAGCTTTTGACTAGTGAGGGAATTACAGTTTTAGATAACCAGGTACAGAACTTTAAAGAGCTGTATTGGAATCCTGCAGTTGAATTAGGCGTCTAG
- a CDS encoding sigma-54-dependent Fis family transcriptional regulator, which yields MKKILIIDDEVNVGLLLSKFLTRNGFEVDTAANGSNGMEHLKNKAYNLVLCDFRLEDTDGREMLKNIKALYPKTGVIIITGYSDIKMAVELIKMGAFDYITKPLYPDEILTTINKAIETQYALEEIAQNEFNTEKPQKEVKKQILSGEFVAGTSRASKDLLKQIELVAPTNYSVIILGESGTGKESVAKSIHLNSLRANQPFIAMDCGSLTKELAASEFFGHEKGSFTGALYTKIGHFEMANGGTLFLDEVGNLSYDIQAALLRTVQERKVKRIGSTREIDLDVRIIIATNENLQDGILKGRFREDLYHRFNEFSIYMPPLRDRGNDIMMLAEHFLKIANQELDRNVSTFAPEVIECFMNYRWQGNIRELKNVVRRATLLTEGTEVTMKTLPLEISNFKVTGYEPATSYQSAQATPAVFETRETAKHDLKNAALGAEHDTILRVLREVNFNKTKAAEILNIDRKTLYNKMKAINLK from the coding sequence ATGAAGAAAATTCTCATCATTGATGACGAAGTGAATGTTGGGTTGTTACTATCCAAGTTCTTAACCCGCAATGGGTTTGAAGTGGATACCGCTGCAAACGGGAGCAATGGCATGGAGCACCTTAAAAATAAAGCGTATAATCTTGTTCTTTGTGATTTCAGGCTGGAAGACACCGATGGCCGGGAAATGCTTAAAAATATCAAAGCCCTTTATCCAAAAACGGGGGTAATTATCATTACGGGTTACTCGGACATAAAAATGGCCGTGGAACTGATCAAAATGGGCGCATTCGATTACATCACAAAACCGCTTTATCCCGATGAGATCTTAACTACCATTAACAAAGCCATCGAGACCCAATATGCGTTAGAGGAAATCGCTCAAAACGAATTCAACACAGAAAAACCTCAAAAAGAAGTAAAAAAACAGATTCTTTCAGGCGAGTTTGTTGCGGGCACCAGCCGTGCATCTAAAGATTTGCTTAAACAAATAGAACTTGTTGCCCCTACCAACTACAGCGTTATAATCCTGGGAGAGAGTGGTACCGGAAAGGAATCCGTTGCTAAAAGCATCCATTTAAACAGCTTACGTGCAAACCAGCCTTTTATAGCAATGGATTGCGGTTCTTTAACTAAAGAACTGGCGGCTAGCGAATTTTTCGGCCACGAAAAAGGCTCGTTTACCGGAGCACTGTACACCAAGATCGGCCACTTTGAAATGGCGAATGGCGGCACCCTTTTTTTGGATGAAGTAGGCAATTTATCTTACGACATACAAGCGGCTTTACTGCGTACCGTTCAGGAACGTAAGGTAAAACGCATCGGCAGCACCAGGGAGATCGATCTGGACGTACGCATTATCATTGCTACTAACGAAAACTTGCAGGATGGCATACTTAAAGGCCGTTTCCGCGAGGACCTGTACCATCGTTTTAACGAGTTTAGTATTTATATGCCGCCGCTGCGCGACAGGGGGAATGACATAATGATGCTTGCCGAGCATTTCCTGAAAATTGCCAACCAGGAACTGGACCGCAATGTATCCACCTTTGCGCCGGAAGTGATTGAATGCTTTATGAACTATCGCTGGCAGGGAAACATTCGCGAGCTGAAAAATGTAGTACGCCGCGCAACGTTGTTAACTGAGGGTACAGAAGTAACCATGAAGACGCTGCCCCTGGAAATCTCTAACTTTAAGGTTACCGGATACGAACCTGCTACAAGTTACCAAAGTGCGCAGGCTACCCCTGCAGTTTTCGAAACGCGCGAAACAGCGAAGCATGATCTAAAAAATGCGGCCTTGGGTGCTGAGCATGACACGATCTTACGGGTGCTGCGCGAAGTTAACTTCAATAAAACAAAGGCTGCCGAGATCCTTAATATCGACAGGAAGACGCTCTATAATAAAATGAAAGCGATCAACCTTAAATAA
- a CDS encoding enoyl-CoA hydratase: protein MDFQNLLIETKSRIRYIIINRESKLNALNKQTLDELHQAFTAAFTDESIGGVIITGAGTKAFVAGADIAEFVGVDAAGGAKIANNGQKQVFDVIANGTKPVIAAVNGFALGGGLELAMACHLRIASDNAKMGLPEVTLGLIPGYGGTQRLTQLVGRGKALELIMTADMITAQQAQQWGLVNHVVPPTDLLLKAEEILTKILTRAPLALAAAIRAVNASATEGINGFDVEIAEFGKCFSTEDFTEGVAAFMEKRKPDFKGK from the coding sequence ATGGATTTCCAAAACCTGCTTATAGAAACCAAAAGCCGCATTCGCTACATTATTATTAACCGCGAAAGCAAGCTGAATGCCCTAAACAAACAAACACTTGATGAATTGCACCAGGCTTTTACTGCTGCCTTTACCGATGAAAGCATTGGCGGAGTGATCATCACCGGCGCCGGCACTAAAGCCTTTGTTGCCGGAGCAGACATTGCCGAATTTGTTGGTGTAGATGCAGCCGGGGGAGCTAAAATAGCCAATAACGGCCAAAAGCAGGTTTTTGATGTAATTGCCAATGGCACCAAACCTGTTATAGCAGCTGTTAACGGGTTTGCACTTGGCGGGGGCTTGGAACTTGCTATGGCCTGCCACCTGCGTATTGCAAGTGATAATGCAAAAATGGGCTTGCCCGAGGTTACGCTTGGTCTTATTCCAGGTTATGGTGGCACGCAACGGTTAACCCAATTAGTGGGCCGCGGCAAAGCGCTGGAATTGATCATGACTGCAGATATGATTACCGCCCAGCAGGCGCAGCAATGGGGGTTGGTCAACCATGTTGTACCACCAACCGATCTATTACTAAAAGCCGAAGAGATCCTTACCAAAATTTTAACCCGTGCGCCACTTGCGCTAGCTGCCGCCATAAGGGCGGTGAATGCCTCCGCAACTGAGGGTATCAACGGATTTGATGTAGAGATAGCCGAATTTGGTAAATGCTTTTCAACGGAAGATTTTACCGAGGGGGTGGCTGCTTTTATGGAAAAACGCAAGCCGGATTTTAAGGGTAAGTAA
- a CDS encoding AI-2E family transporter: protein MSIFNYKQRNNIVLVSIIVLGCFLLYALSELFSSILGAIVLFTIFRPFYLYMVERKKLNTAFAALIIIFISLIVIVIPFLSLSIMVIGKIGSINKESIHIDQWTAKIDAFTGSNLNQPHFAEDTLQKLGAYVADLFPSLLGSAASIILTLLVMYFLMYFMFTQMREFETGLLKYAPFREQHALKFAQALRDSTYSNVLGQGIIAITQGVLLAMGFYAFQIPDAIFWGVIGVFLSFLPVVGAPTMCIPASIIFFASGQNFKGVLLLAYGLLFIGNVDNVLRVIINKRIGNTHPIISVIGVFIGLPLFGILGLVFGPVLLSYFLLLLEIYETNRLAAERLERIRVGPEL, encoded by the coding sequence ATGTCTATCTTCAACTATAAACAGCGCAACAATATCGTATTGGTAAGCATTATTGTGCTTGGCTGTTTTTTGTTGTACGCCCTTAGCGAACTCTTCAGCTCCATACTTGGTGCAATAGTACTGTTCACCATCTTTAGGCCCTTTTATTTATACATGGTGGAGCGTAAAAAGCTTAATACAGCTTTCGCAGCGCTCATCATTATCTTCATATCCCTTATCGTAATCGTTATTCCGTTCCTTTCGCTCAGCATTATGGTGATCGGTAAAATAGGAAGCATTAATAAAGAATCCATCCATATAGACCAATGGACGGCCAAGATAGATGCCTTTACCGGGTCAAATTTAAACCAGCCACATTTTGCTGAAGATACCTTACAGAAACTGGGTGCATATGTGGCCGATTTGTTTCCGTCACTGCTTGGCAGTGCAGCAAGCATCATACTCACCCTATTGGTGATGTACTTTTTGATGTATTTTATGTTTACCCAAATGCGGGAGTTTGAAACCGGGCTACTAAAATACGCCCCGTTTAGAGAACAGCACGCTTTAAAATTTGCACAGGCCCTCCGCGATTCCACTTACTCAAATGTTTTGGGCCAGGGCATCATTGCTATAACCCAAGGCGTTTTACTAGCCATGGGCTTTTATGCCTTCCAGATACCCGACGCAATCTTCTGGGGAGTGATCGGTGTTTTCCTGTCGTTTTTGCCCGTTGTTGGTGCGCCAACAATGTGTATCCCGGCAAGTATTATCTTTTTTGCATCGGGGCAAAATTTCAAAGGGGTGCTATTGCTGGCTTACGGCTTACTGTTTATTGGAAATGTGGATAATGTATTGCGGGTGATCATCAACAAGCGCATTGGCAACACCCACCCTATCATCTCCGTAATAGGAGTATTTATAGGGTTACCTCTTTTCGGAATACTTGGCTTGGTTTTTGGTCCGGTGTTGTTGTCTTATTTCTTATTATTGCTGGAAATATATGAAACTAACCGATTAGCTGCGGAAAGGCTGGAGCGAATAAGAGTGGGGCCCGAGCTGTAA
- a CDS encoding DNA polymerase I: MKKLFLLDGMALIYRAHFALSKSPRFTSGGLNTSAVMGFTNTLLDVLKKEKPTHMAVVFDTDVPTERHTEYEKYKAHREAMPEDLSKALPYIFKVVLGFNIPLITSDGYEADDIIGTLAKKAELKGYQVYCMTPDKDFAQLVSENIRIYKPARMGNDMEILGVKEVLAKWEIERPEQVIDILGLWGDAVDGIPGIPGVGEKTAKLLIKQYGSVEEIIAHSHELKGKLRENVENFAEQGLMSKRLATINLNSPVELDEEGLEMCAPSKDLLEPLFADLEFRTLGRRVFGDDFSITETRAVSVQTDLFGNAVAGGRTTLTVDVEDIYEAPTPVEIKNINTVPHDYILADTIEKRAELINILKQQKTFCFDTETTGTDANQCELVGLSFAVKHNQGWYVPVPIDEMQSKAIVAEFKSLFEDETIGKTGQNLKFDILMLKWYDVEMKGDLFDTMMAHYVIDPDTRHGMDVLSENYLNYKPVSITELIGPKGKNQGNMRDVEIEKIKDYAAEDADVTLQLKTIFEPKIKEVGAEKLLHEIENPLIYVLADVEHEGVKIDHETLKEFSKELETDIAKLEKTVFEKAGVRFNIASPKQLGEVLFEKLMLDPKAKKTKTGQYQTGEDVLLALAAKSDIVRDILDFRQLQKLKSTYVDALPTMVNTKTGRIHTSYNQAVAATGRLSSNNPNLQNIPIRTERGREVRKAFIPRDANHSIVSADYSQIELRIIAEISKDPNMRQAFIDNIDIHTATAAKVYGVGIEDVDSTQRRNAKAVNFGIIYGQSAFGLSQNLGIPRKEAADIIENYFAQYPGIKQYMADTMNFARENGYVTTLMGRRRYLRDINSANQTVRGFAERNAINAPIQGSAADMIKIAMINIHREFKTLKLDARMTMQVHDELVFDVPNHEIEIVKPIILENMKNAIKTEVPIMVEIGTGKNWLEAH; the protein is encoded by the coding sequence ATGAAGAAGCTTTTTCTCCTTGATGGTATGGCCCTAATTTACCGGGCGCATTTTGCATTAAGTAAATCTCCCCGCTTTACATCCGGCGGGCTCAATACATCGGCAGTTATGGGCTTTACCAATACCTTGCTGGATGTATTGAAAAAAGAAAAACCTACGCATATGGCCGTGGTATTTGATACAGATGTGCCAACAGAACGCCATACCGAATACGAAAAGTACAAAGCTCACCGCGAAGCGATGCCCGAAGATTTGAGCAAAGCATTGCCTTACATATTTAAAGTGGTGCTGGGCTTCAACATTCCGCTCATTACCAGTGATGGCTACGAAGCAGATGATATCATTGGCACCCTCGCCAAAAAAGCTGAGCTAAAAGGCTACCAGGTTTATTGTATGACCCCTGACAAAGACTTTGCACAGCTGGTTTCCGAGAACATCCGCATATACAAACCGGCCCGCATGGGTAACGATATGGAGATCCTTGGTGTAAAGGAAGTATTGGCCAAGTGGGAAATTGAACGCCCGGAACAGGTGATAGATATATTGGGTTTGTGGGGCGATGCCGTTGATGGTATCCCGGGCATCCCCGGTGTGGGCGAAAAGACCGCAAAGCTGTTGATTAAACAATATGGCTCTGTTGAAGAGATCATAGCGCATAGTCATGAATTAAAAGGGAAGCTACGCGAGAACGTAGAGAACTTTGCCGAGCAGGGACTGATGTCTAAAAGGCTGGCTACTATCAATTTGAATTCCCCGGTGGAGCTGGATGAAGAAGGGCTGGAAATGTGTGCGCCAAGTAAGGATCTTTTGGAGCCCTTATTTGCTGATCTGGAATTTAGAACACTGGGCCGCCGCGTGTTTGGTGACGATTTTAGCATTACCGAAACCCGGGCCGTATCGGTACAAACCGACTTGTTCGGCAATGCGGTAGCAGGCGGGCGCACTACGCTCACGGTGGATGTAGAAGATATTTATGAAGCCCCTACGCCGGTTGAAATTAAAAACATAAACACCGTACCGCATGACTATATCTTAGCAGATACAATTGAAAAACGGGCCGAACTCATCAACATTTTAAAACAGCAGAAAACTTTTTGTTTTGATACCGAAACTACCGGCACAGATGCCAATCAATGTGAATTGGTGGGCCTTTCCTTCGCTGTAAAACATAACCAGGGCTGGTATGTACCGGTACCCATTGATGAAATGCAATCTAAAGCCATTGTTGCAGAATTTAAATCGCTGTTTGAAGATGAAACGATCGGCAAAACAGGCCAGAATTTAAAATTCGACATCCTGATGCTGAAGTGGTACGATGTTGAAATGAAAGGTGATTTGTTTGACACCATGATGGCGCACTATGTGATCGATCCGGATACCCGCCACGGCATGGACGTATTATCAGAGAATTACCTGAATTATAAACCGGTTTCCATCACCGAACTAATTGGACCTAAAGGAAAAAATCAGGGTAACATGCGGGATGTGGAAATTGAAAAAATTAAAGATTACGCCGCAGAAGATGCAGATGTTACCCTGCAGCTGAAAACCATTTTCGAACCTAAGATTAAAGAAGTTGGTGCCGAAAAACTACTGCATGAGATTGAGAACCCACTGATATATGTACTGGCTGATGTGGAGCACGAAGGTGTAAAAATAGACCATGAAACTTTGAAGGAATTTAGTAAAGAACTAGAAACTGATATAGCCAAACTGGAAAAAACCGTTTTTGAAAAGGCGGGCGTCAGATTCAATATTGCCTCTCCAAAGCAATTGGGCGAAGTGCTGTTTGAGAAGCTAATGCTTGACCCTAAAGCTAAAAAAACTAAAACAGGCCAGTACCAAACCGGGGAGGATGTGCTGCTGGCCCTGGCGGCTAAAAGCGATATCGTGAGAGACATCCTTGATTTCAGGCAGCTGCAAAAGCTTAAATCTACCTATGTGGATGCATTGCCAACAATGGTAAATACCAAAACCGGCCGCATTCATACCAGCTATAACCAGGCGGTTGCGGCTACCGGGCGTTTAAGCTCCAACAATCCCAATCTGCAGAATATCCCGATCCGTACAGAACGGGGGCGCGAAGTGCGGAAAGCTTTTATCCCCCGCGACGCAAATCACAGCATCGTATCTGCGGATTATTCGCAGATAGAGTTACGCATTATTGCTGAGATCAGCAAAGACCCTAACATGCGCCAGGCTTTTATCGATAACATCGACATCCATACGGCTACTGCAGCTAAAGTATATGGTGTGGGTATTGAAGATGTGGATAGCACCCAGCGCCGAAACGCCAAAGCGGTAAACTTCGGAATCATTTACGGGCAATCTGCCTTTGGCTTATCGCAAAACCTTGGTATCCCGAGGAAAGAAGCGGCCGATATCATCGAAAACTATTTTGCCCAGTACCCCGGCATAAAACAATACATGGCCGATACCATGAACTTTGCCCGTGAGAACGGATATGTAACCACGTTGATGGGCCGTCGCAGGTATTTGCGCGATATCAACTCAGCCAATCAAACTGTACGCGGCTTTGCCGAACGAAACGCTATAAACGCCCCTATCCAGGGATCGGCTGCAGATATGATCAAAATAGCCATGATCAATATTCACCGTGAATTTAAAACCTTAAAATTGGATGCCCGTATGACGATGCAGGTGCATGATGAGCTGGTGTTTGATGTGCCGAATCATGAGATTGAGATTGTAAAGCCGATCATACTGGAAAACATGAAGAACGCCATTAAAACCGAAGTACCGATCATGGTGGAAATAGGCACGGGAAAGAACTGGCTGGAGGCACATTGA